The Hippopotamus amphibius kiboko isolate mHipAmp2 chromosome 3, mHipAmp2.hap2, whole genome shotgun sequence genomic interval aaagagctgcGGGTAGAACGAGGCCAGCAGGGTGTCCCAGGGAAGACAGAGGGTATCAGCACAGCTGAGGACGCGGCACCACACTGAACGCAGCAGGATGGAGCCAAGTTCACGGGCGAGGGTGACACGTACCCACCCCCCACTTCTGCTCTGGAAACACTGGCAGCCAGCCTCAGACGCCCTGGCAGGAGTTTGGAGATTTGATCCAGGAAAACCCGTGGACGCGAGGACGTCCTGACACCTGAGAGGCCCGCAGAGAGCCCACGggacccccgccccacccacaCACAGAGCTCCCAGCGGCCTTTGAGCGCCTCCAAGTTCTGTATACACGTGGACACTGAGGCACCGCCAGATATTTGAGGAAAACGTCTAACTTGAAAGAGAACTAACACATTCGTACGTCACCTGGGGAAAACACAACATGCAAGGAACAAACAACCTCAGAAACGGATTGAAAGAGAGGAGATACCGTGTCCGTGAAATGGGAGCGAATGCtgtagaaagaaaaggaacattcGGAACATAAAGAGAACTCTCGGAAGTCAGAAATACGAAAGCAACAATAAAACAGTCAATAGACGGGCTGGGTGGAAACGAAGAAATCTTCCAGAAAGTGCAAAGAGAAACTGATCAGgaaggataagaaaaataaaggcccATCCAGGAAGCCCAGTATTTTACACCTGGAGCTCTGGGGGCGGGATGTGCTGAGCCCGCACCTCCCAGAACTGAGGCCACAGGCTCCCCAAGCACCCAGCTCCACGCGGCCCCAACGCCCAGGACCAGCAGAGCAGCCTCCAGAGAGAAAAGCGGTCACACACGAAAGCCTGAAAACTTGAATAGCTACAGGCCTCTCAATAGCAATATCAGAGGCCAGAGTACAGAAAACAAGGCCCCGCACATTCTTGAGACAGTGATTTCCAACCAGAATGCCGCCGCCGGCCCAGCCAAACCACCAGCTGACCCTGAGGGTGGaggaaagatgtttttaaatgtgaaaagctTCAGCGTGCTCCAGCCTCTTTTCCCAAGAAGCTGCTGGAGCCTGGGTTTCATCAAAATGAAGGAGCCAGCCTCGGAAGAGGAGGACTCCGTGCCGGGAACGGACTCGCTAGGGCAGAGGCGAAGGGAGTTcccaggtgggtggggaggaacgTACCCGGCGAGCAGCACAGGTTAaagcgggggcagggggcagggggtggggggtgtgtcagggaagaagagagaaagaaagcagggggaggggaggaagggactgTCCCAGGTCCCCCGTGGGCTCCTCCAATGAACTGAGCTCTCTCTGCCACCCGAGAGATGGTGGACACACAGACAAGCACATAAACGCAAACAAGGCAAAGCTCCGTTTCGGAGGAACTCAGAGTGGTAGAAAAAGGGGATGTCAGTCATCATATACTCTCCTGGCGCAGCTGTGGAAAGTATTTACAGAGTCAAATTATGTAAAGACTTTTAATTTCACCAGACACAAACTAAACTCGCTGAGAGGGtgtgggagggatggatggggcgggggcggggttaCACGTCACGTGTAGGAAGGTAACTGTGGTGACGGTGGGGCTGGTCACTCAGCCCACTAGGGCTGCGGGcaaaggggaggcagaggggtggggtgACCTGGGTGAGCCgtgagccccccgcccccccagggaAGAGGCAGAGGCACGGGGAGAGGCGCTCAGACGTTCATCTCCCTGCTCTCGGCCAGTTTCCTGGGGATCTCAGTGCCCTCGTTGTCACGAAAGCATCTGTGAGCAGGCGTGGCCCTGAGAGTCTCAACAGGGGAGCCGGGGTGAGGGAACTTCCAGACTCTGCTGAACTGACCAACCGATTAGGTGATCCTGGACGGGCCACTTAGTTTCCCTGAACTTCAGGCTCGTCTGTAAACTGGGACCATGGAGCTGCCGTCACAGGTTGTCGAGAGAATCCTATCGAGAGAGTCAAATGAGACAAGGTCTGTGGAGCTCCTCTGTGGGCATCAAGAGCTCTGAGGCCTCGTCCTGAAAGCAGACGGAGTGAGCGTTGCCTGGAAGCTCCGGGCCTGAGCGAAGCCGGCTGTGGCGTCCCATGTGGggtcccctcctccaggcagccggCCCCACGGGAGGCTCAGGGCTCAGCAGACGGACCTGAGGACTCAGGTGTCGTGGACCAGTAACAACCGCCAGTCACCGGCCGGCTGGACACAGCGCCTCAGCGCCTCAGGTACCTGTGTGACAAGCCGTGTCATTTGAGGTTCTGTTCCACTGTCACCAAACTGTGACCTGGCAAACCCTGTGCTACGGGGCCCAGGACACTGGGCTCGGTTCCTGGGGGCCTCTAGTCAGTGTTTTCACCAAGCTGTCAATACACGACCTTGCTTTAGGCATATTTTTGTTTAAGGACACCTTACCTAATATGTACCATAGACACTGAACTTGCGGCCAGCAGCCCTAGAACTCACACCTGAACGGAGCTCATCTAACACGTGTTTTCTCCATAAATCACGTCCCAGCTCCGCTGAGCTCAGGACACCACACGGCCCTGCAGTACCAGCTTCGGGGCCATTTTAAACATTGAAATCACCAACGAAAGCAAAAATATGCAAGAAAGGGGAGCTAAATACTTTACATTATGAGACAGAAACCAGCAGGCAGATGTCGCCTTGCTTGACCTCAGCAAGGAGGCGTGTGCTGCAGGTGACAAATTTTCACCCCCTGCACATGAGTGACCACCAAGGCCCCCCAAGTACTACatggggttacaaataaattctaGCAAGTGGGCTGACTTGCATATATGGATTCCACAAATAATGAGCAGTGACTGTTACGAAGCTCATTTTACAGAGCAAGAAACGGAGGCTCAACAGAGCAAACAGCTGGCACCCAACCAGCAAGTGTGCACgagccccagccccgcccaccaCTGCAGCGCCCTGTgcaccagccccagccccgcccaccaCTGCAGGGCTGTGTGCAcagccccaggccccgcccaccaCTGCAGCGCCCTGTgcaccagccccagccccgcccaccaCTGCAGGGCTGTGTGCACAGCCCCAGGCCCTGCGCACCACTGCAGCGCCCTGTGCACCAGCTCCAGGCCAGCCTCTCATTTACAGCTAAGGCCCCGAGGCCCGGAGAGGATGCTGCTTCACCTAAGGCCACACAGATGTTGGGGGCAGTGCAGGCTGACCCGTGGCCCTGGACCCGGGACTGTCCTTTCTCACAGCCACACCCTTCTTCAGGAGACGCCTGACCGCCTGCCTGGTGGGTTTTCCCCTTCCAGACGTGGGAAGGTACCCTCAGGCCGCTGTCAGCAGCTCAGCGCGGGCACCGCCATGGGCGCCTGCCGATGGGGAGACCAGGgggcgcccccctcccccaacgcTGGGCGCCCCGCCAGCCTGAGCGGCCCAGGAAAAGGAGGAACAATGGGGTGACTGATGCAGGCGCCCTGAAAGACAGACTGTTCCGATGAAGCGCATTCCAGGCTCCCGGCTGACGCCCAGAGCGTGTGGAATTTCAAGGAAAAGCTGAGTAAATGAGGACTGTCTGGCtgggcccctgcccccaccccggggcGCTGCAGGCTCAGCCTGGGCCCCCGAGGCCGCCCCTGGTGGGGTGAGGGCAGCgggggaagcagagggaaggTGGGGCCGTGGACGGGAGGGGCCCTACCAGGGACCCCGCCCCACCCTTCAGACGGCCTCCGCTCCCAGGGACGCTCGGACGCACACCCGGGTCCTGTCCCCAGGCCAGCGCTGGCGTGAGGCCCAGGGTGGCCTTGGGTCGAGCCTGCCACTCTCtgaactcagttttctcatctgtagagtgggacGAACCGTCCCTCCCCTTGGTGCCCAAGGCCATGGCGAGGCTCAAGGAGGAAGGTCTGGACAGTTCAGTATCCCCCTCCCTTCCGGTCAAGGGAGGCCCCCTTGAGCTCCATCAGCAGCCAGCCCTCCCCCTCTGgccccaccctgctccccagaCCTCCAGGCGACCCCGCCCAGCACTGGCCCTCCAGCCTCCGCCACCCCAGGATCTGAACTTCCGAGCACCCCCCAAGGCCAGGGAGGGGGAGCAGGGTCTGAGCCGAGGGCTCACAAGGGCTCCTTGTCCCGCTGGGCAGCCTGGCAGCGCCTGTCCTGTCCCAGGAGGAGCCTCTCTGGGACTACTGTCTTTCTGTCGTGACTCGGGAAGGGCAGATCGGGGCCACGGGGCCAGGCGGGGTGGCCACGGCCGGCTCACACCCCAGACCACCTCCTGGGGTGCTGGGACCAGGTTTCAtcccgcccgcccgccccacGAGGGCCCAGACAGCCTTTGGGGCAGCGAGCACGGCTGTTCTTTGTGGTGGCtctgccccccgccccttcccttcCGAAAACCTCAGCCCCCACCGCCTGTTCACAGCCTCCGCTACCCCCGTGTTCCTTTGCCGCGTTATTCGTTGAGAGCTTTACCGTCCTTACAGGGCACCCAGCAGAGTCCCGCCCTCATTAGCcttcaataaaatgtaatgaCAGCCCAGCCGCCACCCCAAGTCCTCCAGGCCGGGACATAAACTCCCAAACCTGTCCTCTGGCCCAGCTTTCAGTGTGTGTGACCATCTGTCCTGCCAGCCAGCACCTCCTTGCTGCTCCGCCCCTGCCTGTTCTCGGCCCACAGGCCCAGGTTCCGACCCCACATCAGGCAAGTGCTGTGTGAGTTTGAGCAAATGACCCAAAGTCTCTGGAGTCTCGGTTTCTTTACCTGCAGAGTGAGAAGGGCTCATCCCTGCTCCAggccgggggcagggggagatCAGACAAGCTGGCAGTCGTGACAGCCCCGGGGCGCCTTCACACCAGCCGCACAGCGGGCAAAGCCCCCCACGGGCCCCCCACCCGGAGGTGAGGGTGTCCGGGTCCGGCTCCTGGCAGACGAGTGACAGAGGGCCCGAGGCCGCTAACGTCCTAACTTCCGGAAGCCCTCGCACACCCTCCGGACCGGGATGACCTCCCCAGCGGACGCAGGGTCGGGCGAGGTGAGGCCGGGGACGGCTGGCAGCCTTCGGCACCGCCCGCGGCATCTGGACAGGACCCACTCTGCCGAAGACACACAGGCCCTTCTCCCCGCGCCCCCCCGCCTGGCGACGGGGAGCTGCGTGAGCAGACCTCGGCAGCCCCGCCCTGGGCCGGGAGGGTACCTCCAGCCGGGCCCCAGCTCCTCCCGGGCCCCGCCGAGCTCCGCGCTGAACAAAGGCCCTTTGGGTGCTGGCGGTGACGGCAGAGGAGGCGCGCGCGCGCCCGGCACCCCCTTCCTGCCGGTGCTCGCCGGCCACACCCGGCCCCTTCCCGGCTTCGGGCGGCACCTGCAGGTGGACGTCCCTCAGGGAACCGTGCTGGGGCCGGGCGCCAGCCTCGCACACGTGAGCGGAGCCCCGGGAGCCGCCCGCGGGCCTGCGGAGGGTTCCGCGGccagaggccccgccccgccgcccgggCCGCCCACGCCGGTGGCCAGCGGGGAGATGCCAGGCTGGGCAAGGGCGGCGCTGGCCCTGTCTGCCGCGACCTCCCCTCGGGTGGGGACGGCCGGGAGCAGCGGGGAGGTCGGTCTGGGGGTCCCGAGCCCGGGCCTCACTTGCTGGGTGAGAATGTGAGACgatgctctgtgcctcagcttctccCCTTCCGGGCGCACCCGCAATCTAGGCCGAATGATAGCCCCCCAGCGTGTGCACCTTCTAACCCCTGGGACCTGGGACGCTCACCCCACATGGCAAAGCCTTTGCAAACGCGACCCCTTTAGGGATCTCGAGAAGCGGCGATGACCCTGGATTACCTGGGCGGGCCGTAAATGTCACGCGTCTGTAAGAAGCGGTAAGTGGAGGGTGATGTCACCACAGCAGCAGAGGCTATACTGATgggaccacaagccaagggacCCCCGGAGGCCCGGCAGCCAGAAGAGGCGGGGACTGATGGTGgcccagaggctgggagggagcacggccctgcccacaccctggCCCCAGCCCGGCACCAGACCACGCTGACTTTGGGcgtctggcctccagagctgagAAAGAAggacttctgttgttttaagccaccacgTGTGCGGTCACTtgtcacagcagccacaggagGCCGTGGACCGCATCCTCCTCGCCTGGCGGCACAAGGAGGCCTGTGCCTGGTCGGGCTCCCGCAAAGTAGCTCATCGTCTCTGCTGAGCTGGAGAACGTCTTTTTCAAGGAGTTCATCTTCCTCACTGTGGGGATAACACTTTTAATGGCCAAGGACATCGTTCCAGCCTGGAAGCATTCCAGGGTGTCCTGGGCTGCGCAGGCCGGCGTGAGAAGGTGCATCGCCCACGCGGGAGACAGCAGACCCGCCCTTCCTCACCCCTAGCCCTCGCCGCCTCACGTGGCCCCCACGGCCACTGGACCGAGGCCTGCACATCTGCTCGGGCCCCTCCCTCAGCCCAGGGCACGCGGATGTCGTCTGCTACTGGCCCACTTTCTGAAAAGGCTGACGGTTTTGTCAGATCTGGGGAGCCACGGGGAGGAGAGGGCGGAGGGAGACTCCAGAATCTCGGGCACTCAGCTCTCCCTGTGCGCCAGGCGCAGGCCAGCGCCAGAGACGGAAAGCGTGGAGAACGTGGTCCCTTCCCCGGGGGCAGGGACTGGGGCAGGGCAGACAAGGGGACCACGCTGCCGCAGGGAGAGTGTGaagagccggggggggggggggcgagcaGCCGTTGCCAGTGACACGTGGGCACAAACCCGGGGTGTAGCCATCACCTCACAGCCTCTAAGGGCCAGGGATCCGGGCGTGCCCCCCCCGCCAGGCCGTCTGCTCCAGGGTCTCACAGGCAACCATCAAGTTGTCAGCCAGGAGGGTGGGGGTCTCGTCTCAAGGTCTGACCCAGGAGGGACCTGCTTCCAAACTCACGCGGTTGTCAGCGGGACCCAGGTCCCTGTGGGCCGTTGGCCAGAGGCCACTCTCAGTCTTGCCACGTGGGCCCGTCCAACACGGCTGTTGCCTTGGTCACAAGGAGGCCGGGAAAGCGCCAGGATGGGAGAGATGGTGCCGGATCTGCCGTAGCCCTGACCGCAGACAGGACATCCCGTCCAGTCAGCAGGCCTGTCGCTCTCGAGGGGTGGGGTCCACGCAAGTCCCACAGGGGGCGGGGGCCACTGGGGGCTGCCGAGGGTCTGCCTGCAGCCGGGACTCCCAAAGCAGGTCTCCGAGGAACAGGGCCCAGTGAGgtcaggcaggggcaggggctcagGAGGAGTGTGGGGGTCGACCGGGAAAGCAGAGCCGGGGGGCCGCCCGGCGGAGAGCCGCCCTCAGGGAACCACGCCCGGCCCAGGTGCGGCCCCGGCGTTTACTACGTGCCCACCCGCGTGTCCTTCTGACCTTATTTGTTTGCAGTCTTCCTGAAGGAAAGAAGATTACTGCTCTCTGTCCCCATTTGTGAAAACCGAGGCCAGACAGTAAGAGTGTGGCCAAGGCCACCTGCCCATGTGGGCCCCCTTCTGCAGGGAATATTTGAGAAGCGTGGAATTTGGCAAAGAAAAGCACAAGAGAAGCTCCAGTCTGAGGAAGACACGGGAAATGGCCAGGACCCCGGCCTCAGAGGCTAGGTGAACGCACAGGAGCTtgttgtgtgtgagagagagagagagagagagagagattgcacTCACTAAACCTCCACCAGCGCTGGGCCCCAAGCCCCAGGGCCAGCGCAGCAGCCCTGCCACTCCTGCACCCCGAGCACTTACCCCCCCAGCCTGCGATGTACCACCCGATGGATCAGCAAAGAGTCCACCATTGCAGGCTGTGGTGATGAGACAGCAAGATCCCCTCTGAAGGGTCTGGGGAGTCGGAGGCCTGGACAGAAACACGCGGTGAGGACAAAGATagcaggatgggggagggggccgtCGTGGCTGGAcccatggcggggggggggaggggtgcgtgTTGTTGCTCGAGGTTTGGAAGTGGGGTGAGCACCGGCTCTGACGTCTCCCTTTGCATAAGTGGCTGAAGGCGCCGCATGGCTGCCCCGACCACCCCCGTCAAGGGTGACTCACCGCTGCTGTCGGAGCCGCCTTCTGAGCTCCGTCTGTCCGTCTGTCCATCTTGATTACCATGGAGGCCCCCCTCCCTCGCACCAGGGGCTCAGCCACGGCCCCCAAGGCTGGCCTGGGCCCCGCTgcggcctcctcctccaggccgGCTGGGCGACAGGCTCCGGGACCTCGGGCGCGGGCAGGGGGACGGgcacgtgcgtgcgtgtgtgcgcgtgtacatgcgtgtgtgcgcgtgtgcacgcTCACACGGGTGTGCGCGCGGGCTGGGCTCTGGGCCACTGGAGCAGAGCCAGGTCCGCGGTGCCAGTGGAGATCGTGGCGGTGCAGCCCAGTCCGAAGACGAGGACTCTGACGGAGCCTGCCCTGCCGTCTCCAGCCTCGCTTCCAACCAaggggcctggggcgggggaggcggcggGAAGAGCCTGGGTCCCCCCACCCGGGGCCCCTGCCTCCACGCCTCCCGGCGGCCCTTCCATCGTCTGGAAGGGAGGTAGGTCTCGCACAGAGGCACCCCGCGGGCTCGAGGGTGGTCCTGGGTGCGGTAAGCACACGCGCTTCCCGGGGCGGGCAGGCGGGCGAGGGTGCGGGGAGGATCCCACGGGCAGGTCTGTGTGCTCCCCTCCTGTCCAGGCGCCCTCTCCACCACGCCTCACAGCGACCCAGGAAGCAGCCCATCACCGTCTCCGTTTTAACGGGAGCCAAGTAACATGACCAAAAGGACACGGCCAGGATTCGAACTTGGCCGCGATTAGAGCTTTGGTGGTCAACTGCCGCCTGCGGCCCTGCCCGCACGGGTGTTTCCTAACCAGCCgcctccccccagcctccccatggctccccccacccacctccctacCCTCAGGTCTCCCTCCTCTGCGACCACCAGCCCTCCTGAGGCGGCACACCCACACCTCCCGGCCCTCCAGCAGGCCCAGCCGTGCCGCTCTAAGAATTCTCCTAAAACTACTGCATAAtaccacttatatgcagaatctgaaaaaatacaacaaactagcgactataacaaaaaagaggtggactcacagatacagaggacaaacgagtggttatcagtggggagagggaaggggggacaGGTGACATGAGGGTTAGGGGGCTGAAAAGTACAcgctattatgtataaaataagctgcaaggatgtAGTGTATAACAGGGcatacagcaaatattttataataactgtaaatggagtataacctttaaaaattgtggaccactatattgtacacctgtaacttatataatgttgtccatcaactatacttcgatttttttttaaaaagaagacaactttaaaacaagaattattttaaagaaacatccAGAGACACAgagattttttggggggtgggggaatattgatctcttttgtttatttgtaccTTCCGCaagatttattgaacacctaccaaGCATCAGACCTGCAGTTTTCTCTGaggatagaaagaaaaatagacaagaCACAAATTGTCTGAAGATACTACAGTCAACCAGGGAAGATGGACTCAAGTATTATCTGTATCACTGAGTGGCAAATGCTGTTAGAGATCTGGTGACAGAGTGTTACTGTAATCAGGAAGATTCAGGGATGGACACAcaagacagagagacacagagatttAAATAGGCAAGTGTTCATTGCAGCCttatatatattaaacaaaaaaactaaaacaacttGGGgatccgggacttccctggtggtccagtgggtaagactctgtgcccccaaagcagggggcctgggttcgatccctcgtcagggaactacatcccacatgcatgtcacaactaagagtccacatgccacaactaaagat includes:
- the LOC130848877 gene encoding collagen alpha-1(III) chain-like translates to MWGERPRSQGLEGIAGAPGRGEAEAQSIVSHSHPASEARARDPQTDLPAAPGRPHPRGGRGRQGQRRPCPAWHLPAGHRRGRPGRRGGASGRGTLRRPAGGSRGSAHVCEAGARPQHGSLRDVHLQVPPEAGKGPGVAGEHRQEGGAGRARASSAVTASTQRAFVQRGARRGPGGAGARLEVPSRPRAGLPRSAHAAPRRQAGGRGEKGLCVFGRVGPVQMPRAVPKAASRPRPHLARPCVRWGGHPGPEGVRGLPEVRTLAASGPLSLVCQEPDPDTLTSGWGARGGLCPLCGWCEGAPGLSRLPACLISPCPRPGAGMSPSHSAGKETETPETLGHLLKLTQHLPDVGSEPGPVGREQAGAEQQGGAGWQDRWSHTLKAGPEDRYLRR
- the LOC130848878 gene encoding uncharacterized protein LOC130848878, producing MEGPPGGVEAGAPGRLSAGRPPGSAFPVDPHTPPEPLPLPDLTGPCSSETCFGSPGCRQTLGSPQWPPPPVGLAWTPPLESDRPADWTGCPVCGQGYGRSGTISPILALSRPPCDQGNSRVGRAHVARLRVASGQRPTGTWVPLTTAEEDELLEKDVLQLSRDDELLCGSPTRHRPPCAARRGGCGPRPPVAAVTSDRTRGGLKQQKSFFLSSGGQTPKVSVVWCRAGARVWAGPCSLPASGPPSVPASSGCRASGGPLACGPISIASAAVVTSPSTYRFLQTRDIYGPPR